The following nucleotide sequence is from Paracrocinitomix mangrovi.
GATGTCAATATTCCTTTTGATTAAAGACATAAATTATTGAACTGATCTTTGACGAACACATTCATAAAGCATGATTCCTGCTGAAACAGAAACATTTAAAGATGCAATTTCGCCCACCATTGGGATTTTTGCCAATTCATCACTTTCTGACAATAATTTCCTTGAAACTCCATCCTCTTCTGATCCCATTATAATGGCTGTTGGCAAATCAAAATCCACATCATAAATCATTTTATCAGATTTCTCAGTTGCCGCAACAATTTGTACTCCATATTCTTTCAGCTCGTGAATAACCGCAGATAAGTCTGGAACCTGACAAACCGGTATTTTATTCAAAGCTCCAGCTGAAGTTTTTACTGCATCAGAAGTAATAGACACACTGTCTTTTTGCGGAATCACAATAGCATGCACACCGTGACATTCTGCTGTACGTGCAATGGCTCCAAAATTTCTAACATCTGTCAATCTATCCAATAACAAAATCAAAGGCAATTCGCCGTCTTCAAATAACTTGGTTACAATTGGACTTAAATCATAATAAGGTATAGGTGATATTTGAGCAATAACCCCTTGATGATTTTTTCTTGTTAACCTGTTTAATTTGTGAATTGGTACAAACTGTAGGTTATACTTCTTGTTTGCTAATTCCTCTTTCAACTCATAGAACAACTCTTTATTCATCCCTTTTTGGATGTATATTTTGTTGATTGGTCTACCAGATCTAATAGCTTCTATTACGGCTCTTACACCATAAATAATATCTTCAGCGTCTTCGTACTTGCTTTGTTTGTACATGCTTCAAAAATAGTTAATTATAAATTGCCTGCCTTGTTCTTCTGGTGAAAAACATATATATCAAAGCAGCTCCACACATGCTAAAACCAAAGAAGAATGCATTGAACACATTTCCTTCCTGGTTATTGTAGATTAATTGCGTAAAGTAGTTTCCACTTAAAAAGCCCAGTTCCAGCATAATGAACATGGTTCCCATTCCTCTACCTTTGTATTTTGGATTTGATAAATCAGCTGTCCATGCCATTACTGCCGGGGAAATAATTGCAGTTCCTGCCCCAAACACAAGGGCGCTAATCATAAATTGAGTTGGATTTTGGGCTGTTCCGGTAATCATGGTAGCTATCATCAAGGTAATTAGCCCGGCCATAATGTTTTTTCGAGCTCCAATTTTATCTACCAATTTACCTGATGCAAATCTCACTGCTATTACAATAAAGATGTTAATTCCAAAAAAAGCTCCTTTATTCTCTATCCCTAAATAAGTACTTACTTCAGGAACCATAAAGAAATAAATGGCTGTTATATTGGTGTAAATGAATGTGATAATTGCAGGTTGCGCTACTTCTGGTCCTATTAGTTCATCTAATCTTGGAATCACCTTTTGAAAGAAGGTAGTATATCCTCTTTCTGCAGCATTTTGTTCAATTGCTTTTTTATCTTCTGAAATAAAGAAAATCATCACCATTGAAACTAAACCTAAAATACCTACTGTAATAAATAAACCATCAATTCCAGCTGCAGATTTCACAATACTTCCCATGAACTGCCCCATGCTGAATCCCAGGGCAATTGTAACACCAAAAATTCCCATAGCCTCTCCTCTTTTACCTTGTGGAATTACATCTGCAACTAAGGCTGTTGCACCTGTAGGCTGAAATCCAGTACTGAAACCGTGCAAAAATCTGAGCATTAAAAATCCTGTCACCGTAATGAAAAAAGGATATAAGAAGGAAATAATTACAGATACTGCAACTCCAAAGTACATGACAGATTTACGGCTTACATTGTCTGCTATTTTACCGGATAAAGGACGGCTTATAGCTGCGGCTATTGTCCACAATCCCAATATCATCCACTTATAATCTGCACCTCCAAGTGTAGTAATATACTCGTTCATCTCAGGGATCAACATATTAAAGCTTGAGAAAAACAAGAACATGTGAATACTCAACATCCAAAATGAAGCGTTGTAATCCTTAAGTGAACTAAAATATGCTGCTACCTTATTCATTGAATACGCAAAATTACGCCGAATTAAATTCAAAACGTCTTTATATTTTGCTTTTGTTGCTAATTGACTGAATATGAATAATGAAAAAACCCCGATCTAACAATTGTCAAATCGGGGCTTAAATGATCGCATCAAATCAATGTGCTTAATGATGTTGGTGATGTTCACATTTTTCTTTCTTATGTTCCTCTCTTTTTTTCTTATGCTCTTCAATTTTAGCTTCGAATTTTTCTTTTTGTTCGTCAGTTAAAACATCTTCAATTTCATTTTTTGTTTTCTCCCTTTCTTCTTTCGCTTTTTTACGCAAAGCCTTCATTTCTTCATGGATTTTATCCATTTCTTTAATGTGTGCTAAGTTGATGGCTTTTATTTTCACTGCTTGCTCATCTGTTAAGCTTAACTCAGTTGTTAATTTTTGTGTGCGTTTTTCTGCCTTTTCTTCAGGAGTAAGATCGTTCATTTCTTTTTTTCTTTCCTCTTCTGTCAATCCTTTTCCATCTTGTGAAAATCCTACCGAAGTTGATATTAAAATACAAGCGGCAATCATTGCTATTCTCTTCATACTTTTAATTTTTATGCCGTTTTAATTGGCTGGTTTTGCTTCTTTGACCCAACTAATCCACAATGGTTTAATTG
It contains:
- the rlmB gene encoding 23S rRNA (guanosine(2251)-2'-O)-methyltransferase RlmB, whose protein sequence is MYKQSKYEDAEDIIYGVRAVIEAIRSGRPINKIYIQKGMNKELFYELKEELANKKYNLQFVPIHKLNRLTRKNHQGVIAQISPIPYYDLSPIVTKLFEDGELPLILLLDRLTDVRNFGAIARTAECHGVHAIVIPQKDSVSITSDAVKTSAGALNKIPVCQVPDLSAVIHELKEYGVQIVAATEKSDKMIYDVDFDLPTAIIMGSEEDGVSRKLLSESDELAKIPMVGEIASLNVSVSAGIMLYECVRQRSVQ
- a CDS encoding MFS transporter; the encoded protein is MNKVAAYFSSLKDYNASFWMLSIHMFLFFSSFNMLIPEMNEYITTLGGADYKWMILGLWTIAAAISRPLSGKIADNVSRKSVMYFGVAVSVIISFLYPFFITVTGFLMLRFLHGFSTGFQPTGATALVADVIPQGKRGEAMGIFGVTIALGFSMGQFMGSIVKSAAGIDGLFITVGILGLVSMVMIFFISEDKKAIEQNAAERGYTTFFQKVIPRLDELIGPEVAQPAIITFIYTNITAIYFFMVPEVSTYLGIENKGAFFGINIFIVIAVRFASGKLVDKIGARKNIMAGLITLMIATMITGTAQNPTQFMISALVFGAGTAIISPAVMAWTADLSNPKYKGRGMGTMFIMLELGFLSGNYFTQLIYNNQEGNVFNAFFFGFSMCGAALIYMFFTRRTRQAIYN